One region of Candidatus Polarisedimenticolaceae bacterium genomic DNA includes:
- a CDS encoding PDZ domain-containing protein — protein sequence MRLGAFLCAVALAVAGAAVAQTEPLDAIRAKVVALDLEGAVAAADALLATPGIDDDTRVGAIDLKAQAHVAAGELDAAERDFRAILALRADYAPKPELVGKRGMERFARVASSTIGTIAVSLDPQDGVLTVDGRPVTRDAAGIVKAAAGDRVVHVEKKGFDPADATVHVVAGQEAKTKIDLVPNARAIVVLTDIPEVAVTVDGVGAGKTARASADGAAELLVDGVGVGTHEIRLEKPCFAAESIEAMVRIDLADRSPERMKVVTMRPARARVAVAGARYPGDLRVDGETVATLPAETFTMCPGERRLEIVAGGRVVWSGVVDAGEADMTVDLSPRPSCALVGAEWPRAWAQAASSWSLIGRVDRPATDLATADGWKGLTLPPGTDLAVAVVPRGGVAGEDRIFLYSPALAVVEDPGGPPSPVHPRWTVASIGADLVDGPDGVLVARVLPGGPAERIGARAGDRVASIAGHAVSRASEARVALRGPSVAMVLAGPEGSRTVDVPVVDTPQPPDGGRDDGRVIRAAWAAADGAAGGPGAGIALSQLAAMLSDAGHERAAAEAWRKVRVLPDVPAALVARADYALGAVAPKGEAEALLEKARREAEAAGDLRLAAAAADRLADLGKSIVDGR from the coding sequence GTGAGGCTCGGAGCCTTCCTGTGCGCGGTCGCGCTCGCCGTGGCGGGCGCTGCGGTGGCGCAGACCGAGCCGCTCGACGCGATCCGCGCGAAGGTCGTCGCTCTCGACCTCGAGGGAGCGGTCGCGGCGGCGGATGCGCTTCTCGCGACGCCGGGAATCGACGACGACACGCGTGTCGGTGCCATCGATCTCAAGGCGCAGGCGCATGTCGCCGCGGGCGAGCTCGATGCCGCCGAGCGCGACTTCCGCGCGATCCTGGCGCTGCGCGCCGATTACGCACCGAAGCCGGAGCTCGTGGGCAAGCGCGGGATGGAGCGGTTCGCGCGCGTGGCCTCCTCGACGATCGGGACGATCGCGGTCTCGCTCGATCCGCAAGACGGGGTGCTGACCGTCGACGGGCGTCCCGTGACCCGCGACGCGGCGGGGATCGTCAAGGCGGCCGCGGGCGACCGGGTCGTGCACGTGGAGAAGAAAGGCTTCGATCCGGCGGACGCGACGGTGCACGTCGTCGCCGGCCAGGAGGCGAAAACGAAGATCGATCTCGTGCCGAATGCGCGTGCGATCGTCGTCCTCACCGACATTCCGGAGGTCGCGGTCACCGTCGACGGCGTCGGCGCCGGCAAGACCGCTCGCGCTTCGGCGGACGGTGCCGCCGAGCTCCTCGTCGACGGTGTCGGCGTCGGCACGCACGAGATCCGTCTCGAGAAGCCGTGCTTCGCGGCGGAGAGCATCGAAGCGATGGTTCGGATCGACCTGGCCGATAGGTCGCCAGAACGGATGAAGGTGGTGACGATGCGCCCGGCGCGCGCGCGCGTCGCCGTCGCCGGCGCGCGCTATCCCGGAGATCTCAGGGTCGACGGGGAGACGGTCGCGACGCTTCCGGCGGAGACCTTCACCATGTGCCCGGGCGAGCGGCGGCTCGAGATCGTCGCGGGCGGCCGCGTCGTTTGGTCGGGGGTCGTCGACGCCGGCGAGGCGGACATGACCGTCGATCTCTCGCCGCGCCCGAGCTGCGCACTCGTCGGGGCCGAGTGGCCCCGAGCATGGGCGCAGGCCGCGTCGTCGTGGAGTCTCATCGGCCGCGTCGACCGCCCGGCTACGGACCTCGCGACGGCGGACGGCTGGAAGGGGCTCACGCTGCCTCCCGGAACCGACCTCGCGGTCGCCGTCGTGCCTCGAGGCGGCGTGGCCGGAGAGGATCGCATCTTTCTTTATTCGCCCGCGCTCGCGGTCGTCGAAGATCCGGGAGGCCCTCCTTCGCCGGTGCATCCACGGTGGACGGTCGCGTCGATCGGGGCGGACCTCGTCGACGGCCCCGACGGCGTCCTCGTCGCGCGCGTGCTCCCGGGAGGACCCGCGGAGCGGATCGGGGCCCGGGCGGGGGATCGGGTCGCGTCGATCGCGGGGCACGCCGTGAGTCGTGCGTCGGAGGCGCGCGTGGCGCTCAGAGGACCATCCGTCGCAATGGTGCTTGCCGGTCCCGAGGGCTCGAGGACCGTCGACGTGCCGGTCGTCGACACGCCGCAGCCGCCCGACGGCGGTCGCGACGACGGACGTGTCATCCGCGCCGCGTGGGCGGCGGCCGACGGCGCGGCGGGCGGCCCAGGCGCCGGAATCGCGCTGAGCCAGCTCGCCGCCATGCTCTCGGACGCCGGCCACGAGCGGGCCGCAGCCGAAGCCTGGCGCAAGGTGCGGGTGCTGCCCGACGTCCCGGCGGCGCTCGTCGCGCGCGCCGACTACGCGCTCGGCGCCGTCGCGCCGAAGGGCGAGGCGGAAGCGCTTCTGGAGAAGGCACGTCGCGAGGCAGAAGCCGCCGGAGATCTTCGTCTCGCCGCAGCGGCCGCCGACCGGCTCGCGGACCTCGGAAAGTCGATCGTCGATGGTCGGTAG